In Fictibacillus halophilus, a single genomic region encodes these proteins:
- a CDS encoding M20 family metallopeptidase has translation MSVTTKAFDPLVDAVSEQVTQWRRYLHENPELSFQEENTSQFIYETLESFGGIELSRPTKTSVVGRIQGKQPGKVIAIRADMDALPIQEENTTEYISKNPGVMHACGHDGHTAMLLGAAKVLSERKDELQGEIRLFFQHAEELFPGGAEEMVQAGVMDGVDAIIGAHLWAPLKIGKIGVVYGPMMASPDTFYITVKGKGGHAALPHQTVDSIAIASQIVTNLQHIVSRNTDPLEQLVVSVTKFTGGTTHNVIPGSVEILGTVRSFDAEIRQSVPKTIERIVKGITEAHEADYHFDYEFGYRPVINDHQVTQVIEDTIVEVYGEKTLDRMKPNMGGEDFSAFQQKAGGCFFYIGAGNPEKEAVYPHHHARFEIDEDALEKGVRVFVHAAFKLLKQ, from the coding sequence ATGTCAGTTACAACAAAAGCCTTTGATCCTCTAGTTGATGCAGTTTCAGAACAAGTTACCCAATGGCGCCGATACTTACATGAAAATCCAGAGTTATCTTTTCAGGAAGAAAACACATCACAATTTATCTACGAAACATTAGAGTCCTTCGGAGGAATCGAACTTTCCCGCCCGACAAAGACGAGTGTGGTTGGAAGGATTCAAGGAAAACAGCCTGGAAAAGTGATTGCCATTCGTGCAGATATGGACGCATTGCCGATCCAGGAGGAGAACACTACAGAATATATCTCAAAGAACCCGGGAGTCATGCATGCATGTGGGCATGATGGTCATACGGCTATGCTTCTAGGTGCAGCAAAAGTATTATCCGAGCGTAAAGATGAGTTACAAGGCGAGATCAGGTTGTTTTTCCAACACGCGGAAGAACTGTTTCCTGGTGGAGCAGAAGAAATGGTTCAGGCTGGTGTTATGGATGGGGTAGATGCAATTATCGGAGCACATCTATGGGCACCTCTTAAAATCGGGAAGATAGGTGTCGTGTATGGCCCGATGATGGCTTCACCTGACACATTCTATATAACGGTAAAAGGGAAAGGGGGACATGCTGCTCTGCCTCATCAAACGGTCGATTCCATAGCGATTGCTTCACAAATCGTTACGAATTTGCAGCATATCGTCTCCAGAAACACAGATCCTCTTGAACAGTTAGTCGTATCGGTTACAAAGTTTACTGGTGGTACAACACATAACGTTATTCCAGGATCTGTTGAAATTTTAGGTACAGTTCGAAGTTTTGATGCAGAAATCCGTCAATCCGTTCCTAAAACCATAGAACGTATTGTTAAAGGGATAACTGAGGCACATGAAGCCGATTATCATTTCGATTATGAATTCGGTTACCGTCCTGTTATCAATGATCATCAAGTGACACAAGTTATTGAAGATACAATCGTTGAGGTTTATGGAGAAAAAACGCTCGACCGAATGAAACCAAATATGGGCGGTGAAGACTTCTCGGCATTTCAGCAGAAAGCTGGCGGCTGTTTCTTCTATATAGGAGCGGGAAATCCCGAAAAAGAAGCGGTCTATCCGCATCACCATGCACGCTTCGAAATTGATGAAGATGCTTTA
- a CDS encoding Zn-dependent hydrolase gives MLKRADNVFQSKLLEGYDRTMNHSGVSGERFSARLAELSKIGLTEQNGSYRIGFSKEERKAKELVKSWMINAGLVVTEDGAGNIFGKLEGKNKELASVISGSHVDSVPNGGHFDGPLGVLAALEVVEAWKVTGFKPERPYEIVVFSDEEGSRFNGGLRGSRAICGELDMDEEIQKVDQQGNSFEKVIEGDGLTLQGFKESKRNLGMIKAFVEVHIEQGSTLERENAPVGVVTGIAGPSWLKISFHGKAGHAGNTPMGARNDALVAASEFVGHVSQIPQSISKTSVATVGKLQVYPNGINVIPAKVELYVDIRDINQVTLNQLTKEIAKKALEIGGLHGVSVEYEQTLNVAPVPIKEEMQHRLIEAVKANGIKPVLLPSGAGHDAMVLGRHVLSGMIFVRSLNGISHNPKEWTSLGDCVQAVHVLKTSIESLTAE, from the coding sequence ATGCTGAAAAGAGCGGACAATGTATTTCAGTCAAAACTATTGGAAGGCTATGACCGAACGATGAACCACTCTGGGGTCTCAGGTGAAAGATTTAGTGCCCGCCTGGCAGAGCTCTCTAAAATTGGATTGACAGAACAAAATGGTTCATACCGAATTGGTTTCTCCAAAGAGGAAAGAAAAGCGAAAGAACTGGTTAAGAGCTGGATGATAAACGCAGGTCTTGTGGTTACAGAAGACGGTGCAGGCAATATTTTTGGAAAATTAGAAGGAAAGAATAAAGAGCTTGCTTCTGTGATCTCAGGGTCGCATGTAGATAGTGTCCCGAACGGCGGACATTTTGACGGACCTCTAGGCGTACTTGCCGCTTTAGAAGTAGTTGAAGCTTGGAAGGTAACAGGATTTAAACCTGAACGTCCATATGAAATTGTTGTTTTCTCAGATGAGGAAGGTTCTAGGTTTAACGGAGGGTTAAGGGGAAGCCGTGCAATATGCGGAGAACTCGATATGGATGAAGAAATCCAAAAGGTTGATCAACAGGGGAATTCATTTGAAAAGGTTATTGAGGGTGATGGACTTACGCTTCAAGGGTTTAAGGAATCTAAACGAAATCTAGGTATGATTAAAGCATTTGTTGAAGTACATATTGAACAAGGAAGCACACTTGAAAGAGAGAATGCACCTGTAGGAGTTGTCACAGGAATTGCTGGTCCCTCCTGGTTAAAAATATCTTTTCACGGAAAAGCAGGACATGCTGGCAACACCCCGATGGGTGCAAGAAATGATGCGCTTGTTGCAGCTAGTGAGTTTGTTGGACATGTGAGCCAGATTCCTCAAAGTATAAGCAAAACTTCTGTAGCCACAGTAGGTAAGCTTCAGGTCTATCCCAATGGAATCAATGTCATTCCTGCAAAAGTGGAGCTATATGTGGATATTAGAGACATTAACCAAGTGACTCTGAATCAGTTAACAAAAGAGATAGCAAAGAAAGCATTGGAAATTGGTGGGCTGCATGGGGTTTCTGTTGAATATGAACAAACGTTAAATGTAGCCCCTGTTCCCATAAAAGAAGAAATGCAGCATCGATTGATTGAAGCTGTAAAAGCAAATGGAATCAAACCCGTACTCTTACCGAGCGGTGCAGGGCATGATGCCATGGTTTTAGGCAGGCACGTTCTATCCGGCATGATCTTTGTTAGAAGCCTTAATGGAATCAGTCATAACCCAAAAGAATGGACGAGTTTAGGAGACTGTGTTCAAGCCGTTCATGTGTTAAAGACTTCAATTGAATCGTTGACAGCCGAATAA